Proteins from a single region of Rhizobium brockwellii:
- a CDS encoding error-prone DNA polymerase codes for MRYAELQVTSHFSFLRGASGCDELFTTAKALGIEALGIVDRNSLAGIVRAWEAAKETGVRLVVGCRLDLTDGMSMLVYPTDRAAYSRLCRLLSLGKERGGKGKCILDLTDVALYAEGLLAVLIPDEADDACAVELRKVREIFGDRAYMALTLRRRPNDQLRLHELNTLTIRHKVRPVVTNDVLFHEPGRRQLQDVVTCIRHRTTIDQAGFLRERHADRFLKPPEEMHRLFSRYPEALARTREIVDRCRFDMSELTYQYPEEAIIPGLTAQQTLEKFTWEGVRDRYPEGVPDDVLKTLNHELDLIRKLDYAPYFLTVYSIVRFARSQDILCQGRGSAANSAVCYVLGITAIDPAANDLLFERFISEERNEPPDIDVDFEHARREEVIQWIYKTYGRQRAALCATVTRYRAKGALRDVGKVLGLPEDMITALSAGVWGWSKEGVGEKQVNELNMNMSDRRLQLTLELAQQLMGAPRHLGQHPGGFVLTNDRLDELVPIEQARMEDRQTIEWDKDDIEALKFMKVDVLALGMLTCMAKGFALLEEHKGVKLDLATIEPEDPPTYAMIRKADTLGTFQIESRAQMSMLPRLKPQTYYDLVIQVAIVRPGPIQGDMVHPYLRRREGKEAVVYPKPELEAVLGKTLGVPLFQESAMKVAIVCAGFTAGEADALRRSMATFKFTGGVSKFKDKLVQGMVKNGYTEEFAEKTFSQLEGFGSYGFPESHAASFALIAYASSYIKCHYPDVFCAALINAQPMGFYAPAQIVTDARAHGVAIRPVCINRSRWDCTLEEISGTDDHAVRLGMRLVKGLPEQDAAKIAVTRGDDPFVSIDDMWRRAGVSSASLVKLAEADAFRPSLNLERRDALWAIKALRDEPLPLFAAAADRERAVIAEQQEPDVALRQMTEGANVVEDYGHTGVTLRAHPVSFLREDLTRRNIVTCAEATSARDGRWLMTAGLVLVRQKPGSAKGVMFMTIEDETGVANIVVWPSLFEKQRRVVLGSAMMAINGKIQREGGVVHLVAQRMFDLTSDLASLGERDTFRVPSGRGDEFAHGVPGSPDSRERPQVGVKPRDLFVPDLHIDTLKVKSRNFH; via the coding sequence ATGCGCTACGCTGAACTCCAGGTCACCAGTCATTTTTCCTTCCTGCGCGGCGCGTCAGGTTGCGATGAGTTGTTCACGACTGCCAAAGCCCTCGGCATCGAGGCGCTTGGCATCGTCGATCGCAACAGTCTGGCCGGGATCGTGCGCGCCTGGGAAGCAGCCAAGGAAACCGGTGTGCGGCTGGTCGTTGGCTGCAGGCTCGATCTGACCGACGGCATGTCGATGCTGGTCTATCCAACGGACCGGGCCGCATATTCGAGGCTCTGCCGGCTTCTGTCACTCGGCAAGGAGCGCGGCGGCAAAGGCAAGTGCATCCTCGATCTGACGGATGTGGCTCTTTATGCAGAGGGACTGCTCGCCGTCCTGATCCCCGACGAGGCCGATGACGCATGCGCCGTCGAGTTGCGCAAGGTGAGGGAGATCTTTGGCGACCGCGCCTACATGGCGCTGACGCTACGCCGCCGGCCTAATGATCAACTGCGCCTGCATGAGCTCAACACTCTGACGATCCGGCACAAGGTTCGACCTGTTGTCACCAATGACGTGCTGTTTCACGAGCCGGGAAGGCGGCAATTGCAGGATGTCGTCACCTGCATTCGCCATCGCACGACCATCGATCAGGCCGGTTTCTTGCGCGAACGGCATGCCGATCGTTTTTTGAAGCCACCGGAGGAAATGCACCGTCTGTTCAGCCGCTATCCGGAAGCACTCGCACGCACCCGCGAGATCGTCGACCGCTGTCGGTTCGACATGAGTGAACTGACCTATCAATATCCCGAGGAAGCGATCATCCCCGGACTGACGGCGCAGCAGACGCTGGAAAAATTCACCTGGGAGGGCGTTCGCGATCGCTATCCCGAAGGGGTGCCTGATGATGTGCTGAAGACCCTCAATCACGAACTCGATCTGATCCGCAAACTCGATTACGCCCCGTACTTCCTTACGGTTTACAGCATCGTCCGATTTGCGCGATCTCAAGATATTCTCTGCCAGGGTCGCGGAAGTGCTGCCAATTCCGCCGTCTGTTATGTGCTGGGGATCACCGCGATCGATCCGGCCGCAAACGATCTGCTGTTCGAGCGCTTTATCTCGGAAGAGCGCAACGAGCCGCCCGACATCGACGTCGATTTCGAACATGCCAGACGCGAAGAGGTGATCCAGTGGATCTACAAGACCTACGGGCGACAAAGGGCTGCCCTTTGCGCGACCGTCACCCGCTACCGCGCCAAGGGTGCGCTTCGCGATGTCGGCAAGGTGCTCGGCCTGCCCGAAGACATGATCACGGCGCTGTCAGCCGGCGTCTGGGGCTGGAGCAAGGAGGGCGTTGGCGAAAAGCAGGTCAACGAGCTGAACATGAACATGTCCGACCGGCGCCTGCAACTGACATTGGAACTGGCGCAGCAACTGATGGGCGCACCCCGTCATCTGGGCCAGCATCCCGGCGGCTTCGTTTTGACCAATGACCGGCTCGACGAACTGGTGCCGATCGAGCAGGCCCGGATGGAGGATCGACAAACGATCGAATGGGACAAGGACGACATCGAGGCGCTCAAGTTCATGAAGGTGGACGTGCTGGCCTTGGGAATGCTGACCTGCATGGCCAAGGGCTTTGCATTGCTGGAAGAGCACAAGGGAGTGAAGCTCGATCTTGCCACCATCGAGCCCGAAGATCCGCCGACCTACGCGATGATCCGAAAGGCCGACACGCTAGGCACGTTCCAGATCGAATCGCGCGCGCAGATGTCGATGCTGCCACGGCTAAAACCCCAGACCTATTACGACCTGGTCATCCAGGTGGCGATCGTTCGCCCCGGTCCGATTCAAGGCGACATGGTGCATCCTTACCTGAGACGGCGCGAGGGCAAGGAGGCAGTCGTCTATCCGAAGCCGGAACTGGAGGCCGTGCTCGGCAAGACGCTGGGCGTGCCATTGTTTCAGGAGTCTGCGATGAAGGTGGCGATCGTCTGTGCCGGTTTTACAGCCGGCGAGGCCGATGCGCTCAGGCGCTCGATGGCGACATTCAAGTTCACCGGTGGTGTCAGCAAGTTCAAGGACAAGTTGGTCCAGGGGATGGTGAAAAACGGCTACACGGAAGAGTTTGCCGAAAAAACCTTCTCGCAGCTCGAGGGCTTTGGCTCCTATGGCTTTCCCGAAAGCCATGCTGCGTCGTTTGCTCTCATCGCTTACGCCTCCTCCTATATCAAATGCCACTATCCGGATGTCTTCTGTGCCGCCCTCATCAATGCGCAACCGATGGGCTTCTACGCGCCGGCGCAGATCGTCACGGATGCCCGGGCCCACGGGGTAGCTATCCGGCCAGTCTGCATCAATCGTTCGCGGTGGGATTGCACGCTTGAGGAGATCAGCGGAACCGACGACCATGCCGTGCGGCTCGGTATGCGTCTGGTAAAGGGACTACCCGAACAGGATGCGGCAAAAATCGCGGTGACGCGCGGCGACGATCCCTTCGTTTCCATCGACGACATGTGGCGGCGCGCCGGCGTGTCGTCGGCCTCCCTGGTCAAGCTCGCCGAAGCTGATGCATTCCGGCCATCCTTGAACCTTGAAAGGCGCGATGCGCTCTGGGCGATCAAGGCCTTGCGCGACGAACCACTTCCACTCTTCGCTGCGGCTGCCGATCGCGAGCGGGCGGTGATTGCCGAACAGCAGGAACCGGATGTGGCGCTTCGGCAGATGACGGAGGGCGCCAATGTCGTCGAGGACTATGGCCATACCGGCGTGACACTGCGTGCCCATCCTGTCAGCTTCCTGCGAGAGGATCTCACCCGCCGAAACATCGTCACCTGCGCCGAGGCAACCTCGGCCCGCGATGGTCGCTGGCTGATGACGGCGGGTCTGGTTCTTGTCCGTCAGAAGCCGGGAAGTGCCAAGGGCGTCATGTTCATGACCATCGAGGATGAGACAGGCGTTGCCAATATTGTCGTCTGGCCGAGCCTCTTTGAAAAACAGCGCCGTGTCGTGCTTGGATCCGCGATGATGGCGATCAACGGCAAGATCCAGCGCGAAGGCGGCGTCGTGCATCTGGTGGCGCAACGGATGTTCGATTTGACCAGCGATCTTGCGAGCCTGGGCGAGCGGGACACCTTCAGGGTGCCGTCGGGGCGCGGCGATGAGTTCGCCCATGGAGTGCCCGGCAGCCCGGATAGCCGTGAGCGGCCGCAGGTGGGTGTGAAACCGCGGGATTTGTTCGTGCCTGACTTGCACATCGATACGTTGAAGGTGAAGAGCAGGAATTTTCATTAA
- the hemC gene encoding hydroxymethylbilane synthase yields the protein MVHLRIGCRGSRLAKMQTDQAGDYICQTQPGTSFEKVEFTTSGDKIAGSLKRAGGKGLFVRELDVGLKADKINLAIHCLKDMPGNEPLAEGTRIAGYLPRADAGDVLISTGYRSIADLPQGAKVGTTAPRRIAQLRAIRPDLQFDFDYRGAIDTRIKNMREKRVDATLLAAAGLDRASLWEDEFVRLSVDDFLPAMGQGTLALQCRDGDDAVFELCRAATCADAEFAALAERQCLKVLDGDCFSAIAGICEKKSEAWVFTVAIFGSRPGEQVRSVLVSEADEGAEAFGKRIAEDLIGRGGKEFVERGFLEGVQH from the coding sequence ATGGTGCACCTCAGAATCGGATGCCGGGGAAGCAGGCTTGCAAAAATGCAGACTGATCAGGCCGGCGACTACATCTGTCAGACTCAGCCCGGGACCTCTTTCGAAAAGGTTGAGTTCACGACCTCTGGCGACAAGATTGCCGGCAGCCTCAAGCGCGCCGGCGGCAAGGGCCTGTTCGTGCGTGAGCTGGACGTCGGGTTGAAGGCCGATAAGATCAATCTGGCGATTCACTGCCTCAAGGACATGCCCGGCAACGAGCCCTTGGCAGAGGGAACAAGGATCGCAGGCTACTTACCTCGAGCCGATGCAGGGGACGTCTTGATCTCGACAGGCTACCGCTCGATTGCCGACCTTCCGCAAGGCGCAAAAGTTGGGACGACGGCGCCGAGGAGGATTGCCCAACTTCGCGCCATACGTCCCGACCTACAGTTCGACTTCGACTATCGCGGCGCCATCGATACCCGTATCAAAAACATGCGCGAGAAACGGGTGGATGCCACTCTTCTTGCCGCCGCAGGTCTTGATCGGGCAAGCCTATGGGAAGATGAGTTCGTTCGGTTGTCTGTTGATGATTTCCTTCCAGCCATGGGTCAAGGCACATTGGCACTGCAGTGCCGGGATGGTGATGATGCGGTTTTCGAGCTCTGCCGCGCCGCGACATGCGCGGACGCCGAATTTGCCGCTCTCGCTGAGCGCCAATGCCTGAAGGTCCTGGACGGAGACTGCTTTTCGGCCATAGCCGGCATTTGCGAAAAGAAGTCTGAGGCCTGGGTCTTCACGGTGGCCATCTTCGGCAGCCGTCCAGGCGAACAAGTTCGCAGCGTTCTTGTGTCTGAAGCAGACGAAGGCGCGGAGGCGTTCGGCAAGCGAATTGCCGAAGATCTCATCGGACGTGGCGGAAAAGAATTCGTGGAACGAGGCTTCCTGGAAGGTGTCCAGCACTAA
- the hemB gene encoding porphobilinogen synthase: MTGATFPTVRSRRLRKTAALRSMFAENSVTMNDLIYPIFVEEEISEKVEISSMPGVHRIPEATLHEEIAAIYADGVKAIMMFGVSHHKTDDGSDSWSESGLLARMVRIAKEAAPELIVIADTCFCEYTSHSHCGVITDGHVDNDITIENLGRQAVTAARAGADMVAPSAMMDGQVSAIRAALDDAGFTVTPIMAYSSKFASSFYGPFREAAGSQLRGDRKAYQMDHLNGREALRESLLDEFEGADMLMVKPGMPYLDVLARLRERTLLPLVSYQVSGEYAMIKFAAKAGAIDEKLVVRESLGAFKRAGADLILTYFARDIANEGF, translated from the coding sequence ATGACAGGAGCAACCTTCCCGACCGTCAGAAGCAGACGGCTGCGAAAAACTGCCGCACTTCGCAGCATGTTCGCCGAGAACAGCGTCACGATGAACGACCTGATCTACCCGATCTTCGTCGAAGAGGAGATCAGCGAAAAGGTCGAGATTTCATCCATGCCGGGGGTGCATCGCATACCCGAGGCGACGCTTCATGAAGAGATCGCCGCGATCTACGCTGACGGCGTGAAGGCGATCATGATGTTCGGTGTGTCGCATCACAAGACGGACGATGGAAGTGATTCCTGGAGCGAAAGCGGGCTGCTTGCACGGATGGTCCGCATCGCGAAGGAAGCAGCACCGGAGTTGATTGTGATCGCTGACACCTGCTTCTGCGAATACACATCCCATAGCCATTGCGGTGTGATTACGGATGGCCATGTGGACAACGATATCACGATCGAAAACCTCGGACGGCAGGCGGTCACGGCGGCGCGCGCCGGCGCCGATATGGTAGCCCCGTCAGCAATGATGGACGGTCAAGTCTCCGCTATTCGGGCGGCGCTGGATGACGCTGGCTTCACCGTCACACCGATCATGGCGTATTCGTCAAAGTTTGCATCGAGCTTCTACGGACCATTCAGGGAAGCAGCTGGTTCTCAGCTCAGGGGTGACCGCAAGGCCTATCAGATGGACCATCTCAATGGCCGCGAAGCACTCCGGGAATCGTTGCTGGACGAGTTCGAAGGCGCCGACATGCTGATGGTGAAACCCGGTATGCCATATCTGGATGTGCTTGCGCGTCTTCGCGAACGCACACTTCTTCCGCTGGTGAGCTATCAGGTCAGTGGTGAATACGCGATGATCAAATTCGCGGCGAAGGCCGGCGCCATCGATGAGAAGCTCGTTGTCCGGGAGTCGCTAGGCGCGTTTAAACGCGCCGGAGCCGATCTCATCCTGACCTATTTCGCGCGGGACATTGCAAACGAAGGGTTCTGA
- a CDS encoding GMC oxidoreductase produces MTFDASVFTNFIASRNPAHARVSPSYTGTETFFDIVIIGSGMGGGVLADDLADRLGQTKRILVIEAGSYLYPTHVYNCSHMPNSTVAQRFGCGSFKQNGREGEEYYIHERPQMNFGGRSIFWSGLIPAIQAWELDFFPERVRQELKGGLLERAGAAMNQSVTLGETARKIVEKLKASSLAEHFNIMETPRALHQPYLRSDGVPVSELTKQSTGVFNTAELLINQLGLSSNQNSGGNGLGLRLLLNHYAEDIKRLDQDRLEVLARDTLTGEARYFLAGKLVLACGVIESPKLLARSTIGRDLPQHVRSLVGRGLTDHPTTNEILTTATHIDDVAIPKNANAKIVLYSRGKHDAADKIIYPFNVEMNVNHEYWHLRENDPSSPETPIANTGDSIIDIKFSFGNCLDSGNIIRETPPFGYVPEIVFRNQGWMSYLTSSRLPALAGWQKSDTEVFAVLNDVTGKIFGQFTNRGAVCAPVENKWYGEWGKGFGYGTVHHAAGTLRMPYKDWFGGPFLTESVVDEDLRVNNTANLYVCDMSIMPFASAANPVRTLTALALRLSKHLG; encoded by the coding sequence ATGACATTCGATGCTTCAGTCTTTACGAACTTCATCGCTTCTCGAAATCCGGCACATGCCCGGGTGTCGCCGTCCTACACAGGAACGGAGACGTTCTTCGACATCGTCATCATCGGATCCGGCATGGGAGGTGGGGTTCTCGCCGATGATCTCGCCGACCGGTTGGGACAAACGAAACGGATACTCGTCATTGAAGCAGGTTCCTATCTCTACCCGACCCACGTCTACAACTGCTCCCACATGCCCAACAGCACTGTCGCCCAACGGTTCGGCTGCGGTTCATTCAAGCAGAATGGTAGGGAGGGGGAGGAATACTATATCCACGAACGGCCTCAGATGAATTTCGGGGGGCGGTCGATCTTTTGGTCCGGATTGATCCCGGCCATTCAGGCGTGGGAACTCGATTTCTTTCCTGAACGTGTTCGGCAGGAACTAAAGGGCGGCCTGCTCGAGAGAGCCGGCGCGGCGATGAACCAGTCGGTCACACTCGGCGAAACCGCTCGGAAGATAGTCGAGAAATTAAAAGCCAGCTCTCTCGCCGAGCATTTCAATATCATGGAAACGCCCAGGGCGCTCCATCAGCCTTATTTGCGCTCGGACGGAGTGCCTGTTTCGGAGCTGACGAAGCAGTCGACTGGCGTTTTCAATACTGCCGAATTGCTGATCAATCAGCTTGGCCTGTCATCCAACCAAAACTCGGGTGGCAATGGCCTCGGGCTGCGACTGCTCCTCAACCATTATGCCGAGGACATCAAGCGGCTGGATCAGGATCGTTTGGAGGTCCTCGCACGCGACACCTTGACGGGCGAAGCGCGGTATTTTCTGGCGGGGAAACTCGTGCTGGCCTGCGGGGTGATCGAGAGCCCGAAACTTTTGGCGCGCAGCACCATCGGTCGCGATTTACCCCAGCATGTCCGTTCGCTTGTCGGACGAGGCCTGACCGACCATCCCACGACGAACGAGATTCTGACTACCGCAACACATATTGACGACGTCGCCATACCGAAGAACGCCAACGCGAAAATCGTACTCTACTCTAGAGGCAAACACGACGCCGCCGACAAGATCATCTATCCGTTCAACGTGGAGATGAACGTCAATCACGAGTATTGGCATCTGCGTGAGAACGATCCGTCCAGTCCGGAAACGCCGATCGCCAACACAGGTGACTCGATCATCGATATCAAATTCAGTTTTGGCAATTGCCTCGATAGCGGCAATATAATCCGTGAAACACCGCCATTCGGATATGTCCCGGAGATCGTTTTCCGAAATCAGGGCTGGATGAGCTATCTCACCTCGTCTCGATTGCCGGCACTCGCTGGGTGGCAGAAAAGCGACACCGAGGTATTTGCGGTCCTCAATGACGTCACCGGCAAGATATTCGGTCAGTTCACCAACCGTGGGGCCGTGTGTGCGCCGGTGGAGAACAAATGGTATGGCGAGTGGGGTAAAGGCTTTGGCTATGGCACCGTTCATCATGCGGCCGGTACGTTGAGGATGCCGTACAAGGACTGGTTTGGCGGCCCCTTTCTGACCGAAAGCGTGGTGGACGAAGACCTTCGCGTGAATAATACTGCCAATCTCTACGTCTGCGACATGTCGATCATGCCTTTTGCCTCTGCTGCCAACCCTGTTCGCACGCTCACTGCTCTCGCATTGCGACTCTCCAAGCACCTTGGTTGA